A genomic window from Populus alba chromosome 19, ASM523922v2, whole genome shotgun sequence includes:
- the LOC118061298 gene encoding thioredoxin H-type → MEKWNEKISEASRDGKIVVVNFSALWCAPCKTTAQAFCELADKYSSVVFLTVDVDELAELSTSWEIKATPTFFFLKDGRQVDKLVGGNMPELQRKTAAIVNLESRSRN, encoded by the exons ATGGAGAAATGGAATGAAAAAATATCAGAAGCAAGTAGGGATGGGAAGATT GTGGTCGTAAATTTCAGTGCATTGTGGTGtgctccatgtaaaacaactgCACAAGCTTTCTGCGAGCTTGCGGATAAATATTCCTCCGTCGTATTTCTAACAGTTGATGTTGATGAGCTTGCA GAACTGAGTACTTCATGGGAAATTAAAGCAACTCCAACGTTCTTCTTCCTTAAAGATGGGCGACAAGTTGACAAACTTGTCGGAGGAAACATGCCGGAGCTCCAGAGGAAGACTGCTGCTATTGTCAATCTTGAGTCTAGGTCACGCAATTGA